Proteins encoded together in one Bradyrhizobium sp. PSBB068 window:
- a CDS encoding tetratricopeptide repeat protein: MSELFDEVDEEVRRDQLKKLWDKYSIFIIALALLVVAGVGGWRGYQYLEAKKAAEAGAAFDRAVELSDQNKHTEAEAAFADLITKAPSGYRNLARLRMAAEVATRDQPAAAKLYDEIAADRSVGGPGQDLARIRAAQILMDTTTYPNMQQRLEGMATSKDSTFRHSARELLALSAWHANDATAARQWLDQIANDGETPPSLRSRAEALQALLPPVAKS; encoded by the coding sequence GTGTCTGAATTATTTGACGAAGTAGACGAGGAAGTCCGTCGCGATCAGCTCAAGAAGCTGTGGGACAAGTACTCGATCTTTATCATCGCGCTGGCGCTCCTGGTGGTCGCCGGCGTCGGTGGCTGGCGCGGCTACCAATATCTCGAGGCCAAGAAGGCCGCCGAGGCCGGTGCGGCGTTCGACCGCGCCGTCGAACTGTCGGACCAGAACAAGCATACCGAGGCCGAGGCCGCCTTTGCCGATCTGATCACCAAGGCGCCGTCCGGCTACCGCAATTTGGCACGGCTGCGCATGGCCGCCGAGGTCGCGACCCGCGATCAGCCGGCCGCTGCGAAGCTCTATGACGAGATCGCAGCCGACCGCAGCGTCGGCGGTCCCGGGCAGGACCTGGCGCGGATCCGCGCCGCGCAGATTCTGATGGACACCACGACCTATCCGAACATGCAGCAACGGCTCGAGGGAATGGCGACGTCGAAGGACTCGACGTTCCGCCATTCCGCGCGCGAGTTGCTGGCGCTGTCGGCGTGGCACGCCAACGATGCCACCGCCGCGCGGCAGTGGCTGGACCAGATTGCCAATGACGGCGAGACGCCGCCGAGCCTGCGTTCTCGCGCCGAAGCGCTGCAGGCCTTGTTGCCGCCAGTTGCGAAAAGCTGA
- the der gene encoding ribosome biogenesis GTPase Der, with translation MSFTIAIIGRPNVGKSTLFNRLVGQKLALVDDEPGVTRDRREGQAKLYDLDFTIIDTAGLDEGAKGSLTARMQEQTETAIELADALMFVIDARVGLTPTDRAFADFARKANKPVVLVANKAEGKHGEIGAMESYALGLGDPVQISAEHGEGMGDLHEALSALVPETPGEDDEVEDDEDISEEEAAQRPIRVAIVGRPNAGKSTLINHLLGEERLLTSPEAGTTRDSIAVEITWQGRQFRVFDTAGLRRRSRIEEKLEKLSVADALRAVRFAEVVVMMMDAQNKFEEQDLRIADLIEREGRAIVLAVNKWDLVERKPNQISQLRTDADHWLPQVKGAPIVAVSGLMGEGIDRLMIAIQEAYAVWNRRLPTSALNRWFEQAIQANPPPAVSGRRLKLNYITQVKARPPSFVLFCSRADAIPRSYLRYLINSLRETFDLPGTPIRITLREKANPFAHKRKRPS, from the coding sequence ATGTCTTTTACCATCGCCATCATCGGCCGGCCCAATGTCGGAAAGTCGACGCTGTTCAACCGGCTGGTCGGCCAGAAGCTAGCGCTGGTCGACGACGAGCCCGGCGTGACGCGCGACCGACGCGAGGGCCAGGCCAAACTCTACGACCTCGACTTCACCATCATCGACACCGCAGGCCTCGACGAGGGCGCCAAGGGCTCGCTGACGGCGCGGATGCAGGAGCAGACTGAAACCGCGATCGAGCTCGCCGACGCGCTGATGTTCGTGATCGACGCCCGCGTCGGCCTGACCCCGACCGACCGCGCCTTCGCCGACTTCGCCCGCAAGGCCAACAAGCCGGTGGTGCTGGTCGCCAACAAGGCCGAAGGCAAGCATGGCGAGATCGGCGCGATGGAGTCCTACGCGCTCGGGCTCGGCGATCCCGTGCAGATCTCGGCCGAGCACGGCGAGGGCATGGGCGATTTGCACGAGGCGCTGAGTGCGCTGGTGCCCGAGACACCAGGGGAAGACGACGAGGTCGAGGACGACGAGGACATCTCCGAGGAGGAGGCCGCGCAGCGCCCGATCCGCGTTGCCATCGTCGGCCGGCCCAATGCCGGCAAGTCGACGCTGATCAACCATCTGCTCGGCGAGGAGCGGTTGTTGACCAGCCCCGAGGCCGGCACCACGCGCGATTCCATCGCGGTCGAGATCACCTGGCAGGGCCGGCAGTTCCGGGTGTTCGACACCGCCGGCCTGCGCCGCCGCTCGCGGATCGAGGAGAAGCTGGAGAAGCTCTCGGTCGCCGACGCGCTGCGCGCGGTGCGCTTCGCCGAAGTCGTCGTCATGATGATGGATGCGCAGAACAAGTTCGAGGAGCAGGACCTGCGCATCGCCGACCTGATCGAGCGAGAAGGCCGCGCCATCGTGCTCGCGGTCAACAAATGGGACCTCGTCGAGCGCAAGCCCAACCAGATTTCGCAGCTGCGCACCGATGCCGACCACTGGCTGCCGCAGGTCAAGGGCGCGCCGATCGTTGCCGTCTCCGGCCTGATGGGCGAGGGCATCGACCGCCTGATGATTGCGATCCAGGAGGCCTATGCGGTCTGGAACCGGCGCCTGCCGACCTCGGCGCTCAATCGCTGGTTCGAGCAGGCGATCCAGGCCAACCCGCCGCCGGCGGTCTCGGGGCGCCGGCTGAAGCTGAACTACATCACGCAGGTGAAGGCGCGCCCGCCGAGCTTCGTGCTGTTCTGCTCGCGTGCGGATGCGATCCCGCGATCCTATCTGCGCTATCTCATCAATTCGCTGCGCGAGACCTTCGACCTGCCAGGCACGCCGATCCGGATCACGCTGCGTGAGAAGGCCAACCCGTTCGCCCACAAGCGCAAGCGTCCGTCGTGA
- a CDS encoding TCR/Tet family MFS transporter yields MGAETATAAGPQPRRGAVVFIFITLLLDMLALGIIVPILPKLIEGFVSNDTANAARIFGLFGSIWALMQFVCSPILGALSDRFGRRPVVLLSNFGLAADYVLMALAPNLIWLFIGRAISGITSSSISTVFAYIADVTAPEQRAAMFGKIGVAFGAGFIMGPALGGLLGEIDPRLPFWAAAGLSFVNGLYGLFILPESLPVERRAPFKWKSANPIGALRFLRSNRTLAGLSLATFFGQLAHVVLPSVFVLYATYRYGWDTGTVGATLALVGLCGMIVQGAAIGPIVRRLGERNALFLGLVCGALGFVIFGAAPSGQLFWIGIPVMALWGISGAATQALTTQLVAADQQGQLQGATSSVQSMSELLGPFLFTLTFAYFIGDDAPLKLPGAPFYLAGALLLLALAIAARATRTTT; encoded by the coding sequence GTGGGGGCTGAAACGGCCACCGCCGCCGGTCCGCAACCGCGCCGCGGCGCGGTGGTCTTCATCTTCATCACTCTGCTGCTCGACATGCTGGCGCTCGGGATCATCGTGCCGATCCTGCCCAAGCTGATCGAAGGCTTCGTCAGCAACGACACCGCCAACGCGGCGCGCATCTTCGGCCTGTTCGGCTCGATCTGGGCGCTGATGCAGTTCGTCTGCTCGCCGATCCTGGGCGCGCTGTCGGATCGCTTCGGCCGCCGGCCGGTGGTGCTGCTGTCGAATTTCGGCCTCGCCGCCGACTATGTGCTGATGGCGCTGGCGCCGAACCTGATCTGGCTGTTCATCGGGCGGGCGATCTCGGGCATCACCTCGTCGAGCATCTCGACCGTATTCGCCTACATCGCCGACGTCACCGCGCCGGAGCAGCGCGCCGCGATGTTCGGCAAGATCGGCGTCGCGTTCGGCGCCGGCTTCATCATGGGGCCGGCGCTGGGCGGCCTGCTCGGCGAGATCGATCCGCGGCTGCCGTTCTGGGCGGCGGCGGGCCTGAGCTTCGTCAACGGACTCTATGGCCTGTTCATCCTGCCGGAATCGTTGCCGGTGGAGCGGCGCGCGCCGTTCAAATGGAAGAGCGCCAATCCGATCGGTGCGCTGCGTTTCCTGCGTTCGAACCGGACGCTCGCCGGGCTGTCGCTGGCGACGTTCTTCGGCCAGCTCGCCCATGTCGTGCTGCCGTCGGTGTTCGTGCTCTACGCCACCTATCGCTACGGCTGGGACACCGGCACGGTCGGCGCGACGCTGGCGCTGGTCGGCCTCTGCGGCATGATCGTGCAGGGCGCGGCGATCGGCCCGATCGTGCGGCGGCTCGGCGAGCGCAACGCGCTGTTCCTCGGGCTCGTTTGCGGCGCCCTGGGCTTCGTGATCTTCGGCGCGGCGCCGTCGGGCCAGCTGTTCTGGATCGGCATTCCCGTGATGGCGCTGTGGGGGATTTCCGGCGCCGCGACCCAGGCGCTGACGACGCAGCTCGTCGCCGCCGACCAGCAAGGCCAGTTGCAGGGCGCGACCTCGAGCGTGCAGAGCATGTCGGAGTTGCTCGGCCCGTTTTTATTCACGCTGACGTTTGCCTATTTCATCGGCGACGACGCGCCGCTCAAGCTGCCCGGCGCGCCGTTCTATCTGGCCGGCGCGCTGCTGCTGCTGGCGCTCGCCATTGCTGCGCGGGCGACGAGGACGACCACTTAG
- a CDS encoding glutathione S-transferase family protein, translating into MLTVYGEGRGFRVVWLLEELGLVYRLRPVDLFAVEHDRDFLAINPAGFIPVLQDGETIMVESVAILQYLLARHDSASLAVAPDEPAFASYLQFLHLGEAGLAGPMNGVIVGRNLAPEAERDVRVTRWALETFESRLGLVTRRLADCPYLAGNRFTAADISVSYALLLGLRTGHYVPGPAERDYLARTTARPAYVRAMESCQATKAWAARSPGL; encoded by the coding sequence ATGCTCACCGTCTATGGCGAAGGTCGCGGCTTCCGTGTTGTCTGGCTGCTCGAGGAATTGGGATTGGTTTACCGGCTGCGCCCAGTCGATCTGTTTGCGGTCGAGCATGATCGCGATTTCCTCGCAATCAACCCCGCCGGCTTCATTCCCGTCCTGCAGGACGGCGAGACGATCATGGTCGAGTCGGTCGCGATTCTTCAGTACCTGCTCGCCCGCCACGACTCAGCTTCGCTTGCGGTCGCACCGGACGAGCCCGCCTTCGCTTCCTATCTGCAATTTCTCCATTTGGGCGAGGCCGGGCTCGCTGGGCCGATGAACGGCGTCATTGTCGGTCGCAACCTGGCGCCCGAGGCCGAGCGAGACGTCCGGGTGACCCGCTGGGCCCTCGAGACCTTCGAGAGCCGGCTGGGTCTGGTGACCCGCCGCCTCGCCGATTGCCCTTATCTCGCTGGCAATCGCTTCACGGCCGCCGATATCTCGGTGAGCTACGCCTTGCTGCTCGGCCTGCGCACTGGCCATTACGTCCCTGGTCCTGCCGAACGGGACTATCTCGCCCGCACGACGGCGCGCCCTGCCTATGTCAGGGCGATGGAAAGCTGCCAGGCCACCAAGGCTTGGGCGGCGCGATCGCCGGGATTGTAG
- a CDS encoding nuclear transport factor 2 family protein, protein MTQQKPTAETEIRSLIDAWAAAVRRQDYPGILAHHDQDIVMFDVPPPLQSRGLDAYRKTWDLFYSCYRPSHAFNIEEIAITAGDDVAFAVMVMRCGPPDATFQFRLTIGLRKVGGEWRITHEHHSVPATD, encoded by the coding sequence ATGACACAGCAGAAACCGACGGCGGAAACCGAAATCAGGTCACTCATCGACGCCTGGGCGGCCGCGGTCCGCCGACAGGACTATCCGGGCATTCTCGCCCATCACGATCAGGATATCGTGATGTTCGACGTTCCGCCGCCGTTGCAGTCGCGCGGATTGGACGCGTACAGGAAGACGTGGGACCTGTTCTACAGCTGTTACCGCCCGTCCCACGCCTTCAATATCGAGGAGATCGCGATCACGGCCGGCGATGACGTGGCGTTCGCGGTGATGGTGATGCGGTGCGGCCCGCCCGACGCCACGTTCCAGTTCAGGCTGACGATCGGATTGCGCAAGGTCGGCGGCGAATGGCGCATCACGCATGAGCACCATTCGGTGCCGGCGACGGATTAG
- a CDS encoding ABC transporter substrate-binding protein: MTTTLARRHAVLFACAALGLTTPAFAQDKNVKIGVLNDMSGLYADIGGPNSVAAANMAVEDSGLRAKGWKIEVVSGDHQNKPDVGVNIARNWIDNEKVDIITDTPNSGVALAVSNLAKEKNSIVLNSGAATADLTGKACNANTISYTFDTYMLAHGTGQALTKAGGDTWFFLTADYAFGHALERDTTAVVTANGGKSLGGVKHPLNTADFSSFLLQAQASKAKVIGLANAGGDTTNAIKQASEFGITTGGQKLAALLLFVNDVHALGLKIAQGLTFTESFYWDANDQTRAWSKRFQKVSPKGSMPSMTVAGVYAGVLHYLKALDAMGVNPHDGAKVVAKMKEIPTDDPLFGKGPLRIDGRRIIPAYLFEVKKPEESKYPWDYYKLIATISPEDAAKPLEASDCPLVKK, encoded by the coding sequence ATGACGACGACGCTCGCGCGGCGCCACGCCGTGCTTTTTGCTTGCGCTGCACTCGGCCTTACAACCCCTGCCTTCGCCCAGGACAAGAACGTCAAGATCGGCGTGCTGAACGACATGTCGGGCCTCTATGCCGACATCGGCGGCCCGAACTCGGTGGCTGCGGCCAACATGGCGGTGGAGGATTCCGGCCTCCGCGCCAAGGGCTGGAAGATCGAGGTGGTCAGCGGCGATCACCAGAACAAGCCCGACGTCGGCGTCAACATCGCGCGCAACTGGATCGACAACGAGAAGGTCGACATCATCACTGATACGCCGAACTCCGGCGTTGCGCTGGCGGTGAGCAACCTCGCCAAGGAGAAGAACTCGATCGTGCTCAACTCGGGCGCCGCCACTGCCGATCTCACCGGCAAGGCCTGCAACGCCAACACGATCTCCTACACGTTCGACACCTATATGCTGGCCCACGGCACCGGCCAGGCCCTGACCAAGGCCGGCGGCGATACCTGGTTCTTCCTCACCGCCGACTACGCCTTCGGCCATGCGCTGGAGCGCGACACCACGGCGGTCGTCACTGCCAACGGCGGCAAGTCGCTCGGCGGCGTCAAGCACCCGCTCAACACCGCCGACTTCTCCTCGTTCCTGCTGCAGGCGCAGGCCTCCAAGGCCAAGGTCATCGGCCTCGCCAATGCCGGCGGCGACACCACCAATGCGATCAAGCAGGCGTCCGAATTCGGCATCACCACCGGCGGACAGAAGCTCGCGGCGCTGCTGCTGTTCGTCAACGACGTGCACGCGCTGGGCCTCAAGATCGCCCAGGGCCTGACCTTCACCGAGTCGTTCTACTGGGACGCGAACGACCAGACCCGCGCCTGGTCGAAGCGCTTCCAGAAGGTCTCGCCGAAGGGCTCGATGCCGTCGATGACGGTGGCCGGCGTCTATGCCGGCGTGCTGCATTATTTGAAGGCGCTCGACGCGATGGGCGTCAATCCCCATGACGGCGCCAAGGTCGTCGCCAAGATGAAGGAGATCCCGACCGACGACCCGCTGTTCGGCAAGGGTCCCTTGCGGATCGACGGCCGCCGCATCATCCCGGCCTACCTGTTCGAGGTGAAGAAGCCGGAAGAGTCGAAATATCCGTGGGACTATTACAAATTGATCGCCACCATCTCGCCGGAAGACGCCGCCAAGCCGCTCGAGGCCAGCGACTGTCCGCTGGTGAAGAAGTAA